The Spiribacter roseus genome includes the window AAAACAGGGGCCGCGGGCCCCTTTTTTGTGTCTGATAGAACAGGGGGTCGAACCCACTCAATTCCCCCCTCCAAAGTAGTGCGCCGGCGGCTGCGGCCTTCCGAGTAAAAACCCCTGCTGAATCGGAATCCCCAGTGACAGGACCGTCTCGCTGAGCGTTTCCGTCTCGATCCCCTCGGCGACGACATGGATATCCAGCGCCTCACACAGCATCCCGATGGAGCGGACGATCGCCCGTGACTTGGGATCATCAACCACTGCGGTGATGAGGGTCTTGTCGATCTTGACGTACTCGATGTGGAGCTCACGCAGTCGATATAGGTTGCTCTCCAGTGCCCCGAAGTCGTCCAGCGCGAGTGTCGTGTGCCGGCTGCGCAGTTCCTCCCAGGCTGTCTTGAGACCGGTGAGGTCATCGCCGAAATGCTGCGGCAGCCCGCGCTCGGTGACCTCGATGATCACCTCGGGACCATTGAGGCAATCCGCACCGAAATCGTAGGCGAACTGATCCGGGTCCTGCAGGTTATTCAGATCCTCCAGCCCGATGTTGAAGGTGAGAAACCCAACGCCGGAGCGCGCGGCCTGCTGGGTCAGAGCGCGCCGCATGGCCACGACATAGGCGTAATACTCATCATCCTTCATCACCTCGCGGAATCGATCAAGAAAGATCGCGGGCGGACGCATCTCGCCCTCGCAGTTCCAGCGAATCAGTGATTCGTAACCAAGTGTCTCGCCGGTGCCGACGTTGACGATGGGCTGGATGTGATACTCGAACTCGTGCGTTTTAAGCCCCTGACGGATCCGCAGATCGGTCACGAACGCGCCGGTGCTCTGCGAATGGGCGATGAACTCGGCGTCGGCGCAAACGATGCGTCCCCAATCACGCTGCTTTGCGTGCTTGAGAGCCAGATCGGCCTCGGAGAGCCGCTGCGAAAGCGAATCCTCCGGGCCGACGATTACAGCCCCGCCGCACACCTTGATCTTCTCGAGCTCATCGATCTCGTCAAAGCGCACGGCATGCAGGGCCGTGGTGACGGCATGGCCGATCTGCTGGACCGATGCCCACTGCGTCGCGGGGATCATGATGGCGAAGTCGTCGCCGTCCAGGCGTGCCACGGCTGCGCGCGGCCCGAGCGTTGCCCGCAGCGTCCGGGCGACGATCTGCAGGATTCGGTCACCGATCGCCAGGCCATGGCCGGCGTTGATCGCTTTCATGTCGTAGAGATCGACCAGCAACAAGGCCTGGTGGAGGAATCGATCGCGGTCGCGGAATCGCTCATTGAACCCAAACCGTGACAGTTCACCGGTCACGGGATCGACGTGGAGTTGTCTGCGCAGGCGGTTCTCGAAACGGGTCTGGATGAATAGATAGCCGCCGAAGATGCCGAGCACACACCACATCACGAACGACTCGAGCAGGAACTGCCGGAAGCGCGTGTCGGTGCTGGCCTGCACGCGGGGGGCGTCGGTCCGCAAGGTGATGCTGCCCACCGTCCGCGTCCCAAAGGCAATCGAACTGGTGTACCCCAGCGCCGGAAAGCGCCCGCTGAAGCCGGTATCTCCGCTGGCGCTCTGAGGGCCTGTGGGATCAGCGAAAACGAGGGTCTGATCCTGCTTGCGTGCCCTGACCAGTACATCGCCCTGGTGATTGGCGACCACCACGACCCCGATGGTGGGCATCGTTTCCAGCAGGCGCAGCCGCTGCTCGATGCTGCTGCGATTGTTCAGCAGCACGCTCTGGCCGATCCGTTCGCTGAGAAGCTGGGTGGTCCGCTCGAGTGATGAGCGGACGTTGCGCTTCTCGGTGTCCACCGAATCGTGGTAGTTATCCTAGAAGGCGCCTGTAACGCCGAACCCAAGTAAAAGGATCAGCCCCAGCAGGAGCATCTGCACCCAGCGCAGATGGCGGATATGACGCCAGCAGGTTCGAAGGAAATCGAGCACTCGGGTGTCGCCTTGATTGGCTGCCATCATTGGATGGTCGACGACCGTATCTTATTTCACCCCGAGAGGTCAGCCTAAGGTAACGAACAGTTATCCGGGTTAAATGCTACCGGACCACGGCGGGAGCCAGGCGGCGAGGGCAGGGGGAGCGGTGATCGCCAGCCAGCCGGCAATGGCCAGATAAGGGCCGAAGGGGATCTCGCGCTGGCCGTCGATACCCTTGAACGGCGCCTGAATCAATAAGACGACCAGCGCAGCGATGGGGGCCAACAGCAGCGTCGTCACCAATGCCTCGGGGCCACCCCAAGCACCAATCAGCGCAAAGAGCTTGAAGTCGCCATAACCGAGTCCATCGATGCCACGCAGCCATCGATAGGCCATGTTGATCATCCAGAGAGACGAATACCCCAACGCCGCTCCCAAGATGGCCAGAGTAGGGGGGATGAAGTCGGTGCCTACGCTGACAAGCAGCCCCAGCCATAGCCCACCCAGCGTGAGCCGGTCCGGCAGCAGATGCGTTTCGAAGTCGATGACGGCCATCGCGATCATCAGCCAGCTCAGGACCAGCATCGCGCCGGTGAGCGGTTCGACGCCGAAACGCCAGACGATCCAAGCGGTGACAAGCGCGGTGAGTACCTCGGTGAATGGATAACGCGCCGAGATCGGATTGCCGCAGTCCCGACACCGCCCGCGCAGGATCAGCCAACTGAGGATGGGAATATTGTCGCGGATGCGGATGGCGTGTTGGCAGTCCGGGCAGTGCGACCCCGGCC containing:
- a CDS encoding bifunctional diguanylate cyclase/phosphodiesterase; this encodes MDTEKRNVRSSLERTTQLLSERIGQSVLLNNRSSIEQRLRLLETMPTIGVVVVANHQGDVLVRARKQDQTLVFADPTGPQSASGDTGFSGRFPALGYTSSIAFGTRTVGSITLRTDAPRVQASTDTRFRQFLLESFVMWCVLGIFGGYLFIQTRFENRLRRQLHVDPVTGELSRFGFNERFRDRDRFLHQALLLVDLYDMKAINAGHGLAIGDRILQIVARTLRATLGPRAAVARLDGDDFAIMIPATQWASVQQIGHAVTTALHAVRFDEIDELEKIKVCGGAVIVGPEDSLSQRLSEADLALKHAKQRDWGRIVCADAEFIAHSQSTGAFVTDLRIRQGLKTHEFEYHIQPIVNVGTGETLGYESLIRWNCEGEMRPPAIFLDRFREVMKDDEYYAYVVAMRRALTQQAARSGVGFLTFNIGLEDLNNLQDPDQFAYDFGADCLNGPEVIIEVTERGLPQHFGDDLTGLKTAWEELRSRHTTLALDDFGALESNLYRLRELHIEYVKIDKTLITAVVDDPKSRAIVRSIGMLCEALDIHVVAEGIETETLSETVLSLGIPIQQGFLLGRPQPPAHYFGGGN
- a CDS encoding prepilin peptidase, producing the protein MLTLIIAAALVGALIGSFLNVVIARLPAQVEHQARQTDTAPAGDDPAPPGIAWPGSHCPDCQHAIRIRDNIPILSWLILRGRCRDCGNPISARYPFTEVLTALVTAWIVWRFGVEPLTGAMLVLSWLMIAMAVIDFETHLLPDRLTLGGLWLGLLVSVGTDFIPPTLAILGAALGYSSLWMINMAYRWLRGIDGLGYGDFKLFALIGAWGGPEALVTTLLLAPIAALVVLLIQAPFKGIDGQREIPFGPYLAIAGWLAITAPPALAAWLPPWSGSI